CGAAGGCGACTCGCGAGAGAGCGAAATGATGAACACCACACGTATCAGTATTGGATTGGCCTTACTTGTTTCGCTGGTGATTTGGGGGTTGCGGCCTGACCCAACTGGCACGCACTACGGTTTGTGGTCGTTGTTACCCAGTGTGGTGACTATTGGCATTTGTTTTTTAACGCGCAACGTGTTGTTGGCCCTACTACTCGGGGTCGCGACGGGCGGCTTGGTGAGCGGACAACTCAATATTATTGATGCATTTCTGGTGCCAAGCCTCGGTAGCGAGAAGTACGCGCAGATTCTGCTGGTTTACCTTTGGGCTTTAGGAGGCTTGCTGGGTTTGTGGAATCGCAACGGTGGCGCTCGCCACTTTGCCGAGACGTTGGCCACGCGGCTGGTTAAGTCGCGCATTTCGGCTAAGGTGTTTGCCTGGAGCATGGGCGTGTTTTTTCATCAAGGCGGTACAATCAGTACCGTGCTGGCTGGGACCACGGTTAAACCGGTGGCCGACAAGCACGGCGTAGCGCATGAAGAGCTGGCTTATATTGTCGATTCTACGGCGTCTCCAGTCGCCACCTTGATTCCGTTTAATGTTTGGCCAGTGTACGTGGCCGGCCTGATTACCATTGCGCCTTTATCCACAATTGTGCCCAACGAAGAAGTGGCGATTGGTCTGTTCTTAGCCGCAATCCCATTCAATTTTTACGCCATGTTTGCCGTTTCGATGACCTTCTTATTCGCCATCGACCGTCTGCCATTATTCGGCACACCAATGAAAAGCGTGGTGCAGCGAATCCAGGTTAGTGGTGAACTGGACGCGCCGAACGCGAACCCCATGGCTGCCAAAGAATTGACGGCGTCGCAGGTACCGCAGGGTTATCAACCCTCCGTGTTGGATTTTCTGGTACCGATTGGCGTGCTGTTGGGGTTTTGTATAATTCCTATTGTGCTGGGCAAGTCACCCTTGGTGTTCGAGGGCTTCGGCAT
The sequence above is a segment of the Arenicella chitinivorans genome. Coding sequences within it:
- a CDS encoding Na+/H+ antiporter NhaC family protein, whose product is MNTTRISIGLALLVSLVIWGLRPDPTGTHYGLWSLLPSVVTIGICFLTRNVLLALLLGVATGGLVSGQLNIIDAFLVPSLGSEKYAQILLVYLWALGGLLGLWNRNGGARHFAETLATRLVKSRISAKVFAWSMGVFFHQGGTISTVLAGTTVKPVADKHGVAHEELAYIVDSTASPVATLIPFNVWPVYVAGLITIAPLSTIVPNEEVAIGLFLAAIPFNFYAMFAVSMTFLFAIDRLPLFGTPMKSVVQRIQVSGELDAPNANPMAAKELTASQVPQGYQPSVLDFLVPIGVLLGFCIIPIVLGKSPLVFEGFGMAVMAACLTSVLRGMSIQTAFEAMVTGIKGVTIGALVLGLAVTLADVSESLGTAEFVIDIAAGVLSGMPYILPSVLLLICMIVAFSIGSSWGTYAVVFPIALPLAWAVAPEMTYLLLCFGAILGGAVFGDQCSPVSDTTILSALACGSDLMDHVNTQLPLALIAATLAGITYLVVSLLVL